The DNA segment ggggttgctaagagtcggatatgactgagcgacttcactttcacttttcactttcatgcattggagaaggaaatggcaacccactccagtgttcttgcctggagaatcccagggacgggggagcctggtgggctgccgtctatgcggtcacacagagtcggacacgactgaagtgacttagcatagcatagcataggttcTAATATTACTCACAGGCAAGGTATCTCTAACTTGACATTTTTAGGATTAAAACAAGTCTCATAGTCTAttcaggcttcccgggtggtgcagtggtacagtccacctgccaatgtaggagatgcgtgagacatgggttcagtctctggttcggaaagatcccctggaataggaaatagcaatccactccagtattcttgcctggaaaaagtccatggacagaggaacctggtgggctgcaatccaaagggtcacaaagagtcagatatgactgagcatccaCACACCCACGCACACAAGCAGTCTGTTCAATTATTagttagaaatagaaaaaacaaataggaaaaatcATAATTTACCTAGTAGTATTACctctcactcttcactttcatgcattggagaaggaaatggcaacccactccagtgttcttgcctggagaattccagggacgggggagcctggtgggctgccgtctatggggtcacacagagtcaaaacgagtgaagtgacttagcgacAATACTCTTTGACATCCTAGCCATACATAATATTAATTCCAAGTGATTAATAGaatggaaatggaaaaaggcTCCTATACTCACCACCAccaattggagtgggttgccatgtcctcctccaggggatcatcccaacccagggatcgaacccaggtctcctgcattgcaggtggattctttactgtctgagccaccagggaagcccaagaatactggagtggatagcctatcccttctccaggggatcttcctgacccaggaattgaacaggggtctcctgcattgcaggcagattctttacaagttgagctaccagggaagcccataaaaaggGGTACAATATATATAATAGGTTATATATCTAGGAACTGCCACACTGATACTGAGccggaccctgtggggctcctggggacAAGGCCTttctgtgtccatctctttgattACAGGAAACAGCCTTCACTCAGCTTCCATGAGCTTCCCTGAGTTCCAGTGGGCTGAGGCAAGCAGCtgttaatcagggaagggagggggtgcAAGACCAGGGATAAAGagtcaagagcagccttggggcaaggtcctgATTCCCCATCAATGAACACACACAACAGTATCTCTGAGCTATTTTGCAGAAACTGAAACTCCCTCAGGTGGGAAAAGTTAATGATTAAGGAGGGCATGCTGCCCACAAACAggtagaccccagaccagttggacctcaggttgatgatgctgattcCAACTTGCCTCACCACCCACCcgtcagaagaatgtccatgaagTGAACCTCTTTGAACAATTACTATAAAACTTTCTCAGTCTCTTCCCCAAGTGGGAACACatggttttgagggcattagcccgctgtggccccctttgcctagCAAAGAAACAAAGTTATCCTTTTCTATTAcacccaaagaggaaaaaaaaatcactatctgAGTAAAGGAAAAATTACTACCTTTAAACCTTATGTACTGTGGTTGAAAGATAACTTACAGAAATAACTGACATTAATATTCCTTTCTGAAATGAGTAGAAATCCACCATTTAAGGTTAAACTTGAAGAAAGATCTTTAGTAAACACAacacatttataaattttaaaaacaattcctttgggacttccccagcagtccagtggttaagacaacGTGCCTCCACGGCAGGGGCATAGCTTCCaacactggttggggaactaagatcctacatgtcccAAGATGAGGTCAAAAGAAAatactaataaataaaaataaaacaactctttCATGCTGAAGGTTTTCTGGTACATTAAGCATAGATTACTTTATCAATTTATCTCATGTTATTTACATTTACACATCTTCTCCATGGGAGTTTTTCCATATAATGATATCAGCCAATTTAAGGATTTCTGAGGCTGTTTACAAACAAGGTTTTACCTAGTGAATCCTTTTATGGATCCAGAAACTAAGATTGGGAAAAGCCTTTTCCACATTCTTCACATTTTATGATTTCCATCCAGTGTGTAGTCTCGTGGGTTTTTGAATGACTGAGACACAAATGGGATTTCTGACATTTCCATCAAATTGATAGGTTTCTGTCCAGTGTGAATTCTTTCATGCACATCAACATAAGGGGAACAGAAGGTTTCCCTTTTATTTCCCATTCCCAAACATTCAAAGTGTCCCCTCTGTCAACTATGGGTCCTtcgatgtatttttaaaaatgatggatACCGGTACCATTTACCACACTGGTCACATtgatatggtttctctccagtgtgactCCTTTCATGTACTTTAAAAGAACTGGGATGAATGAATACTCtctcacattctttacatttataaggtccATCCCCAGTATGTGTTATCATGTGTTTCTGAAGGGTTACATTCAATaagaaggctttgccacattcctTACACTTAtatggtttttctccagtgtggATTCTTTCATGATTTCGAAGCGACCAGGCAGTATTCAATACTTTGGAGCATGTTTTACATACAAACGGTGTCTCTCCTGTGTGATGTCTTTTGTGTGCCTGGAAGGACCTCAAACGTTTGAAAGCTTTACCACACTGCTTACATTCATAAGGTTTTTCTCCCCTGTGAATCCTTTCATGTATTTCAATAGTTTCAGGACTTTCAAAGGTTTttccacattctgtacatttataggGCTTATGTCCTTTATGAGTGCTTTCATGCATTCGTAGGTGACTTGGATAAATGAATGCTTTCTCACATTTCTGACACTTGTAAGGTAAATCTCCAGTGTGTGTTCCCATGTGTTTTCGAAAAGTTGTGTGCCACgcaaaggctttgccacattccttacattcatagggtttctcccCCGTGTGACTCCTCTCATGGGTTTTCAGAGCACTAGGAAAAATGAATGCTattccacattctttacatttatatacCTTCTCACGGTACTTTCGGCGATCTCCTGATCTGTTTTCAATGTGACATTTCATGTGTCTAGTAAGGGATGAATGATACATGAAGACTTTCCCACATGCTCTGCATTCCCATGGTTTTATATCACGAGTTCTCTTCACATTGGGAGTTGGAATAAGGTTGAAGCTTTCTTCAGAGGAATTAATGTCTTTCTTTTCAGAGTGTCTCTCTGCCTTGGGATTTCTGTAAATCATGAGAATactattaatgatttttttccttaattacattatatttattgtcTTTATTATGATTTATAGGAATAGTGAGGTTTTCTATCTTGTGTGACTTGGTAGAAGTCAAATAAACTGAATGCTGTTAACAGGACTTtcccttttttattaaaaagtaatattcAAATATAGGCTTTATGAATACTGACTGCACACAAACTATATTTCAAACACAGAACATTTATATCACATTAAAGAAAATTTGAGGCAGACATTCTCTAAAAACAACTAAATTTGAAGATGGAgctatttattttgtttgcttcctTTTAGGTTTTCATAAGATTCTCACATGAGACATGCTTTGTACTATACATATGGCTCACCGTAATTTTCTCTCCTGGTTTTTGTCCTGATCGTCAATGTCCTGATCTTCCTGTTTTGCTTCTGAAATGCAGACCCAGAAAAAAGATCCCAAAGTATTAGACATTATAGAACGTTATGTCCATAATGAACTCTGACACCgcccagtttcttttttttcttttcaccttcctgtacatcttgtgggatcttagtttcttgaccagggattgaaccagggccatggcagtgaaagtgctgataCTTAAcctctggactcccagggaattcctttttttccccctgctttcTTTACCAGTGTCCTCTCTTTCCATATTCCATATCTCTGAACAGTACAGACGGATAAGAAACACTTGCTGTCTAATTGACAAAGCGAAGGAATTCTTCATTCTTACCTACTGAGACTACATTCCTGAAGTTTTCCCGCATCACATCTCTGTAGAGTTTCCTCTGTGAGGAATCCAGTAAAACCCACTCATCCAGGGTAAAGTTTACAGCCACATCCTCAAAGGCCAACGAGTCCTAAAACACCCAAAATATGTAACAGTAAGATGCATGAGACAGCACTAGATACCCACACTCCATTTACAGGAGGGTGATGtactattttattgtttataaagAGTCATTCTATGACTTGATCATGAAAAACTTACTTTCCACATTTCCTCAATAATTTCAAGAAATGAAACCATTTACACATCATTTCTGTGGTCACAGCGTCACTCCTATCACGATCATAGCAGAGCCAGAGAATGTAGGGAAACATTAGAAATCCTATGCAGATGGAATAAATACCATTTTAGGAATCATTTAGTTCTTGTGAAAAAATTCTTTCATATTCTTCCTTATGGTCTACAATTTACAGTACCCCATGGGGCAGAGGATCCAGACTGCATGAGGTTTCAATGAATAAAAAGGCAGCGAAAAACTGGATGGTGTTTTCTAGTCCTATCACCTAACATCAGTGCCCAGGTGGCCTGCAGAACTCAAAACTTTTAACAAAGCCCAGCTGGCCATACTGTCCCAAGGTCCTCCAAGTATTTAGAAGAAATCACATGCAGTTGCCTGAATGTAAGTACTCTTCTGTAAGTACACTGCCTTTAAGTTGTGTAATAACTATCACAgagtctgtttttcctttttttctataaaaaaaacTTGATGTAGGTAGGAAGCGATTTCAAACTTAGACCTCAGTTATGGGGAAGAAGCAATAATACATTAGGGACATTCCTGGTtcctaaattatatatttttaaaaaagtgatattCCAGTACACGGTTTATGAATACTGGTGGTTCAGTatttaggaatctgcctgccaatgcaggagtgctattcgctcagtcgtgtctgactctttgcgatcccttggactgtagcccaccacaatcctctgtccatggaattctccaggcaagaatactggggtgggttgccacttctgtCTCCGGGgtccttcctgacacagggattgaaccctcatctcctgcattgcaggcagactctttagtgtctgagccaccagggaagctcccaaaaCAGGAGACAAaaattcaatccttggtcagagaagatctcacatgccccggggcaactaagcctgtgggcgacaactactgagcctgtattcTAGAGCCCCGTGCTCTCTGTAACAAGAGAACTAACCACCACAAGAAGCCATAGAGAAAATCTGTGCACGGAGCGAAAAtccagtaagttaaaaaaataaaaaatctagacCACAAAATTCCTATACTCAGGTGCCTCAGGGCGGCTTCCAGCCAAATTTTAGAACATATAGGGCAATTATGTGCTGGAAAATCTCTTTTTCATCACACTCTTAACAGTACACCCTGAGCCTTACTGCCCTTAAGTCATAGGTTAAGAGCTACAGTTTACAAGAGAGTTCACCAATGTCCATAATATCCTGATGGTGAATTTTCTCATAATTATAAAAGATGTAAGACTTTCATCATTGGCTTCCTTCAAAAGGACATGAAGTCTCCATCCTGCAATTTCAGGAACAAGTGTTTCCCAGGTTGCCACTACAGCCACTGCCAGATGACAATGTAGTCTGGGATTTGTGAATTTGGAAGTCATGATTCTCCATGTCACAAGAGGAGAATAAGAAACTTGAAATGAACAAGTCCCCCCAGAGTCATGAGAACACTGATTCAAAGGGCAAACTGGTGTCctgaaaatggaaaagagaaaagaaacgactttttaaaaatgccccAAATATTCTGTTCTTAGAGCCTGTTACCAAAAAACTGTTTCACCAGAGTCTCacataaagacacacacaaaaaatatatatagaacacAATATCCATGACCCTCACGTGACCTTCTAACAGAAGACTTAGATACATAGGATGAAAATAACTGAAGGAGAAGAGATACAAGAATAAGTAACAACCGGTAAGATTTTGCTAATACTAATGATGAATTTCAGttgaacaagaaaaatgaaaacacctAAAATGGAGATGAAAGTGTATTATAATcaaatagagagaaaaaaaaaaggcaaagagacTATACTGTCAGAAGGTAGAAATACACTTTTGATATAGAGAAACAAAGCCTAGAATCAACTTGGAGTTcttttcaggaaaacaaaaaatacaagcaAGAACCAAATGGACTGAAGTATTTAAAGAccaacacacacagagagagtaGAAGGAACTTGACAAAATGATAAAAAGGTCCATTCTCCAAAAAAGTGTCTTTCACATGTACATACATAGCAACAAAGCGGCAAACTATATAAGGCAAGACATGAAAAATGCAAGGAGGACTCCTGGGCAATTACCTGGAGAAAAAACatgattagaaaagatacatgtgccccagtgttcactgcagcactgtttaatagccaagacatggaagcaacctaaatgttcattgacagaggaatagataaagaagatgtggtacatatatacaatggaatattactccaccattaaaaataaagccgtctgcagcaacatggatggacctagagagtgtcatcttgcctggagaatcccagggacgggggagcctggtgggctgccgtctatggggtcgcacagagtcggacactactgaagcgacttagcagcagcagcagcagcagagagtgtcatactgagtgaagtcggACAGAGGAGAAATATCTTATCATATCCCTtacatgtgtaatctaaaaagaaatgatacaaatgaacttacttatagaacagaaacagactctcagaatGAGTTTATGGTTGAGGGTgaggggaggagacagagagtcagggatggacatatacacactgttatgtttaaaatggataaccaacaaagacctactgtatagcacataaaactttgctcaatgttatgtagcagcctggatgggaggggagtttagaaGAGAataggtacatgtatatgtatgactcagtcccttccctgttcacctgaaactatcacaacattgttaattggctatatcccagcacaaaacaaaaaactaaaaaaaaaaaattgaactgaaCAGCACCATGAAACAATTCAGTTTAATTGTAATCTAAGAAATGATCAATGCGACGAAAGCAAAATTGACATTCTTTTCAAACACACATGGAACATTCAACAAGACAGAAAACTTTCTGAAACATAAAATTaacttaaggggcttccctgatggtctagtggttgagaaacCACCTGCTAATGAAGAGgacgcaggtctgatccctggtacaggaagatcccacatgatgacggggcaaccaagcctgtgcgcCACCACAACTACGAAAACTCGCCCACACCCACAGCCTgagctccacaagagaagacaccgcaataagaagcctgcacgccgcaactagagagtagcccctgctcaccacaagtagagaaagcccgtgctgcaaggaagacccagcacagcaatggca comes from the Bubalus kerabau isolate K-KA32 ecotype Philippines breed swamp buffalo chromosome 1, PCC_UOA_SB_1v2, whole genome shotgun sequence genome and includes:
- the LOC129625390 gene encoding zinc finger protein 564-like; the encoded protein is MDSLAFEDVAVNFTLDEWVLLDSSQRKLYRDVMRENFRNVVSVEAKQEDQDIDDQDKNQERKLRNPKAERHSEKKDINSSEESFNLIPTPNVKRTRDIKPWECRACGKVFMYHSSLTRHMKCHIENRSGDRRKYREKDSLVFEDVAVNFTWEE